In Nostoc sp. UHCC 0926, a single genomic region encodes these proteins:
- a CDS encoding DsbA family oxidoreductase — MLIDIFHDPVCPWCRIGKKNLFDALAQWQEKEVDIRWHPFILDNAVPADGYEFYSFMRNRKGIKAEELQLLFDSTRRAGEAAGVKLHFDKIRLAVNTKLSHKLIALAPVDVKNDVVEAIYKAYFENGLNIGDIDVLVAIGTAYKMDSRELWLQLNDDAAVKAFVAESTFARPNGINSVPFFIINNKVKINGSHSVEMFLQALNRAALIDRSAKIW; from the coding sequence ATGCTGATAGACATCTTTCACGATCCTGTTTGTCCCTGGTGCAGAATTGGAAAAAAGAATCTGTTTGATGCACTGGCACAATGGCAAGAAAAAGAAGTAGATATCCGCTGGCATCCCTTTATTCTCGACAATGCCGTTCCTGCTGACGGGTACGAATTTTACAGCTTTATGCGAAATAGAAAAGGTATCAAAGCAGAAGAACTGCAACTTCTGTTTGATTCTACACGACGCGCAGGTGAGGCAGCTGGAGTCAAGCTACATTTTGACAAAATTCGTTTGGCTGTCAATACTAAGCTTTCTCACAAACTGATTGCACTCGCACCAGTAGACGTAAAAAATGATGTCGTAGAAGCCATTTATAAAGCTTACTTTGAAAACGGTTTGAACATCGGAGATATTGACGTTCTTGTTGCCATAGGTACCGCTTACAAAATGGATTCTAGGGAATTATGGCTGCAATTAAATGATGATGCTGCGGTTAAAGCCTTTGTGGCTGAATCAACATTTGCTCGGCCGAATGGCATCAACAGTGTACCGTTCTTCATCATCAATAATAAAGTCAAGATAAATGGTTCTCACTCGGTAGAAATGTTCCTTCAAGCTTTGAATCGTGCCGCACTTATAGATAGATCAGCAAAAATATGGTAG